A genomic stretch from Defluviitalea raffinosedens includes:
- a CDS encoding ImmA/IrrE family metallo-endopeptidase, whose amino-acid sequence MSELITSKNLEQVIEKNKQIKDDILRLINDFTVRFNKLGVTGQDKLALSVLKENHLIQIPIDDEYWGGAIITKGKIKIPVINTAQPRVYQDFVAWHEIYHLFYDPSLSDETHNIAIDMDLNERKADYFAAKMIFGNVYQYYYSLDDEEFIDRVIKCMDVYKAPYKAVLIELFEEAITKYNDLDLKEKVLEHFDDKPKNLVQKFIDLELDPNIVKPSYVVNFGGLEKKIEKAIKENSDVSYHQDNYQFLITLKNRIKKGVEELVK is encoded by the coding sequence ATGTCAGAATTAATAACCAGTAAGAACCTTGAGCAAGTTATTGAAAAAAATAAACAGATTAAAGATGATATATTAAGATTGATCAATGATTTTACAGTCAGGTTTAATAAGTTAGGAGTAACAGGGCAGGATAAACTAGCTCTTTCAGTATTAAAAGAGAACCATTTAATTCAGATTCCAATAGACGATGAATATTGGGGTGGTGCTATTATTACAAAGGGAAAGATTAAAATACCCGTTATTAATACAGCTCAGCCTCGTGTGTATCAAGATTTTGTAGCGTGGCATGAAATATACCATTTGTTCTATGATCCCAGTTTAAGCGATGAGACTCATAATATTGCCATTGATATGGATTTAAATGAAAGAAAAGCAGATTATTTTGCAGCAAAAATGATTTTCGGAAACGTATACCAGTACTACTATTCATTAGATGATGAAGAGTTTATTGATAGAGTTATAAAATGTATGGATGTATATAAGGCGCCATACAAAGCAGTATTGATAGAACTGTTTGAAGAAGCAATTACAAAATATAATGATTTGGATTTAAAAGAAAAAGTCCTGGAGCATTTTGATGATAAGCCAAAGAACTTGGTTCAGAAGTTTATAGATTTAGAATTAGATCCGAATATAGTAAAGCCTTCATATGTTGTGAATTTTGGAGGATTGGAAAAGAAAATAGAAAAAGCTATAAAAGAGAATTCAGATGTTTCTTATCATCAAGATAACTATCAATTTCTCATTACCTTAAAAAATAGAATTAAAAAAGGAGTGGAGGAGTTGGTTAAATGA